A single Oryctolagus cuniculus chromosome 18, mOryCun1.1, whole genome shotgun sequence DNA region contains:
- the SLC12A4 gene encoding solute carrier family 12 member 4 (The RefSeq protein has 1 substitution compared to this genomic sequence) produces the protein MPHFTVVPVDGPRRGDYDNLEGLSWVDYGERAEREDPDGHGNHRESSPFLCPLEASRGSDYYDRNLALFEEELDIRPKVSSLLGKLVSYTNLTQGAKEHEEAESGEGTRRRAAKAPSMGTLMGVYLPCLQNIFGVILFLRLTWMVGTAGVLQALLIVLICCCCTLLTAISMSAIATNGVVPAGGSYFMISRSLGPEFGGAVGLCFYLGTTFAAAMYILGAIEILLTYIAPPAAIFYPSGTHDTSNATLNNMRVYGTVFLSFMTLVVFVGVKYVNKFASLFLACVIISILSIYAGGIKSMFDPPVFPVCMLGNRTLSRDQFDICAKTTMVDNETVATRLWSFFCHSPNLTTDSCDPYFLLNNVTEIPGIPGAAAGVLQENLWSAYLEKGEVVEKRGLPSTDAVGLKENLPLYVVADIATSFTVLVGIFFPSVTGIMAGSNRSGDLRDAQKSIPVGTILAIVTTSLVYFSSVVLFGACIEGVVLRDKYGDGVSRNLVVGTLAWPSPWVIVVGSFFSTCGAGLQSLTGAPRLLQAIAKDNIIPFLRVFGHGKANGEPTWALLLTALIAELGILIASLDMVAPILSMFFLMCYLFVNLACAVQTLLRTPNWRPRFKYYHWALSFLGMSLCLALMFVSSWYYALVAMLIAGMIYKYIEYQGAEKEWGDGIRGLSLSAARYALLRLEEGPPHTKNWRPQLLVLLKLDEDLHVKYPRLLTFASQLKAGKGLTIVGSVIQGSFLESYGEAQAAEQTIKNMMKIEKVKGFCQVVVASKVREGLAHLIQSCGLGGMRHNSVVLGWPYGWRQSEDPRAWKTFIDTVRCTTAAHLALLVPKNIAFYPSNHERYLEGHIDVWWIVHDGGMLMLLPFLLRQHKVWRKCRMRIFTVAQMDDNSIQMKKDLAVFLYHLRLEAEVEVVEMHNSDISAYTYERTLMMEQRSQMLRQMRLTKTEREREAQLVKDRHSALRLESLYSDEEDEAAAGADKIQMTWTRDKYMTEPWDPSHTPDNFRELVHIKPDQSNVRRMHTAVKLNEVIVTRSHDARLVLLNMPGPPKNSEGDENYMEFLEVLTEGLERVLLVRGGGREVITIYS, from the exons ATGCCGCACTTCACCGTGGTGCCGGTCGACGGGCCGCGACGCGGCGACTATGACAACCTCGAGGGGCTCAGTTGGGTGGACTACGGGGAGCGCGCCGAGCGGGAGGACCCGGACG GACATGGCAACCACAGAGAGAGCAGCCCTTTTCTCTGCCCTTTGGAGGCTTCCAGAGGAAGTGACTACTATGACAGGAACCTGGCACTGTTCGAG GAAGAGCTGGACATCCGCCCAAAGGTGTCATCTCTTCTGGGCAAGCTTGTCAGCTACACCAACCTCACCCAGGGAGCCAAGGAACACGAGGAGGCTGAGAGTGGGGAGGGGACCCGCCGGAGAGCAGCCAAG GCACCCAGCATGGGCACCCTCATGGGGGTGTACCTGCCCTGCCTACAGAACATTTTTGGGGTCATCCTTTTCCTGCGGCTGACCTGGATGGTGggcacggccggtgtgctgcaggcCCTCCTCATCGtgctcatctgctgctgctgc ACGCTGCTGACGGCCATCTCCATGAGTGCCATCGCCACCAATGGGGTGGTTCCAG CTGGCGGCTCCTATTTCATGATCTCCCGCTCGCTGGGGCCGGAGTTTGGAGGTGCCGTAGGCCTGTGCTTCTACCTGGGAACGACATTTGCAGCGGCCATGTACATCCTCGGGGCCATCGAGATCCTGCTG ACCTACATTGCCCCGCCGGCCGCCATTTTTTACCCATCTGGCACTCACGACACGTCGAATGCCACCCTGAACAATATGCGGGTGTATGGGACCGTTTTTCTGAGCTTCATGACCCTGGTGGTGTTTGTGGGTGTCAAGTATGTGAACAAATTTGCCTCGCTGTTCCTGGCCTGTGTGATCATCTCTATCCTCTCCATCTATGCCGGGGGCATCAAGTCGATGTTTGACCCTCCTGTGTTTCC GGTTTGCATGCTGGGCAACAGAACGCTGTCCCGGGACCAGTTTGACATCTGTGCCAAGACGACCATGGTAGATAATGAGACTGTGGCCACTCGGTTATGGAGCTTCTTCTGCCACAGCCCCAACCTTACCACCGACTCCTGCGATCCCTACTTTCTCCTCAACAATGTGACTGAGATCCCTGGCATTCCCGGGGCAGCTGCTGGCGTGCTCCAGG AAAACCTGTGGAGCGCCTACCTGGAGAAGGGCGAGGTGGTAGAGAAGCGGGGGCTGCCCTCCACGGACGCCGTGGGCCTGAAGGAAAACTTGCCCCTGTACGTGGTGGCTGACATCGCCACATCCTTCACCGTGCTGGTTGGCATCTTCTTCCCTTCTGTAACAG GCATTATGGCTGGCTCTAACCGCTCTGGGGACCTCCGTGATGCCCAGAAGTCCATCCCGGTGGGAACCATCCTGGCCATCGTTACAACCTCCCTTGTGT ACTTCAGCAGTGTGGTTCTGTTCGGAGCCTGCATTGAGGGTGTGGTTCTCAGGGACAA GTATGGTGACGGCGTCAGCAGGAACCTGGTGGTAGGCACGCTGGCCTGGCCTTCGCCCTGGGTCATCGTTGTTGGCTCCTTCTTCTCAACTTGTGGTGCTGGCCTGCAGAGCCTCACTGGAGCACCCCGCCTGTTGCAGGCCATTGCCAAGGACAACATCATCCCGTTCCTCCGG GTGTTTGGCCACGGGAAAGCAAATGGTGAGCCGACGTGGGCACTCCTCCTGACTGCACTGATCGCCGAGCTGGGCATCCTCATTGCCTCCCTCGACATGGTGGCCCCCATTCTATCCAT gttctttctgatgtgttaccTGTTTGTGAACCTGGCCTGTGCTGTGCAGACGCTCCTTCGGACCCCCAACTGGCGGCCCCGGTTCAAGTACTATCACTG GGCGCTCTCCTTCCTGGGCATGAGCCTCTGTCTGGCCCTCATGTTTGTCTCCTCCTGGTACTACGCCCTGGTTGCCATGCTCATCGCAGGCATGATCTACAAGTACATTGAGTACCAAGG GGCTGAGAAAGAGTGGGGTGACGGGATCCGAGGCCTGTCCCTGAGCGCTGCCCGCTATGCACTGCTGCGCCTGGAGGAGGGGCCTCCTCACACCAAGAACTGGCG GCCGCAGCTCCTGGTGCTGCTGAAGCTGGACGAGGACCTGCACGTGAAGTACCCACGGCTCCTCACCTTCGCCTCCCAGCTTAAGGCTGGCAAGGGCCTGACAATTGTTGGTTCTGTCATCCAGGGCAGCTTCTTGGAGAGCTACGGCGAGGCCCAGGCTGCTGAGCAG ACAATCAAGAACATGATGGAGATTGAGAAGGTGAAGGGCTTCTGCCAGGTAGTGGTGGCCAGCAAGGTGCGTGAGGGGCTGGCCCACCTCATCCAGTCTTGCGGCCTGGGCGGCATGAGGCATAACTCCGTGGTGCTGGGCTGGCCCTATGGCTGGCGACAGAGTGAGGACCCACGGGCCTGGAAGACCTTCATTG acaCCGTGCGCTGCACCACGGCTGCACACCTGGCCCTGCTCGTCCCCAAGAATATCGCCTTCTACCCCAGCAACCATGAACGCTACCTGGAGGGCCACATTGACGTGTGGTGGATTGTTCATGACGGCGGCATGCTCATGCTTTTGCCCttcctgctgcgccagcacaag GTCTGGAGGAAGTGCCGGATGCGCATCTTCACAGTGGCCCAGATGGACGACAACAGCATCCAGATGAAGAAAGATCTGGCTGTCTTCCTGTATCACCTACgcctggaggcagaggtggaggtggtggagatg cataACAGCGACATCTCTGCATATACCTACGAGCGCACGCTGATGATGGAACAGCGGTCCCAGATGCTGCGGCAGATGAGGCTGACCAAGACTGAGAGGGAGCGAGAA GCCCAGCTGGTCAAGGACCGGCATTCGGCCTTGCGGCTGGAGAGCCTGTACTCCGATGAGGAGGACGAGGCTGCAGCAGGGGCTGACAAGATCCAGATGACATGGACCCGGGACAAGTACATGACTGAACCTTGGGACCCCAGCCACACCCCTGACAACTTCCGGGAGCTCGTGCATATTAAGCC GGACCAGTCCAACGTGCGGCGCATGCACACTGCTGTGAAGCTCAACGAAGTCATCGTCACACGCTCCCACGACGCCCGCCTGGTCCTACTGAACATGCCCGGCCCACCCAAGAACAGCGAGGGTGATGAGAACT ACATGGAGTTCCTCGAGGTGCTG
- the DPEP3 gene encoding dipeptidase 3, whose translation MQPTGLEGPHLSCRRPLLRLLLLLLLLVTRAQTLPGPPGAPNATTVLGATNATAMHGASGALGLRERAQALMRSFPLVDGHNDLPMLLRQLYQNILQDVNLHNFSQGQTSLDRLRDGLVGAQFWSVNVPCETQDQDAVRLSLEQIDLIRRMCASYSELELVTSAEGLNSTQKLACLIGVEGGHSVDSSLSVLRSFYVLGVRYLTLTHTCSTPWAESSSKFTHPFYTNVSGLTSFGEKMVGEMNRLGMMIDLSYASDTLVKRVLEVSGAPVIFSHSAARTVCDNLLNVPDDILQLLKKNGGIVMVTLSFGVLQCNLFANVSTVADHFDHIRSVIGSEFIGIGGNYDGSGRFPQGLEDVSKYPVLIEELLRRGWREEELQGVLRGNLLRVFSRVEQVREERREQNPVEAELPDRRPVRPCHSHLLPQPQNEPLGTHLEVTKWPSGQVLQSPSKASPHLFLGLVAATILPILILWLL comes from the exons ATGCAGCCCACGGGCCTCGAGGGTCCCCACTTGTCCTGCCGGCGGCCTCTGCTGCGTTTGCTgttgctgctactgctgctggtAACCCGCGCCCAGACCTTGCCCGGACCTCCTGGTGCCCCCAATGCCACGACCGTGCTGGGCGCCACCAACGCCACAGCTATGCATGGAGCCTCCGGTGCGCTGGGCCTGCGGGAGCGTGCGCAAGCTCTGATGCGGAGCTTCCCGCTTGTGGACGG CCACAATGACCTGCCTATGCTCCTGAGACAACTTTACCAGAACATATTACAGGATGTCAACCTACACAACTTCAGCCAAGGCCAGACCAGCCTGGACAGGCTTAGAGATGGCCTCGTGGGGGCACAG TTCTGGTCAGTCAATGTCCCATGCGAGACCCAGGACCAAGATGCTGTGCGCCTCAGCCTGGAGCAGATTGACCTCATTCGCCGCATGTGTGCCTCCTACTCTGAGCTGGAGCTTGTGACCTCGGCTGAAG GTCTGAACAGCACTCAAAAGCTGGCCTGCCTCATCGGTGTGGAGGGTGGTCACTCAGTGGACAGCAGCCTCTCTGTGCTGCGCAGTTTCTATGTGCTGGGAGTGCGCTACCTGACGCTCACCCACACCTGCAGCACACCCTG GGCAGAGAGTTCCAGCAAGTTCACACACCCCTTCTACACCAACGTCAGCGGGTTGACAAGTTTTGGTGAG AAAATGGTGGGAGAAATGAACCGGTTAGGCATGATGATAGACTTGTCCTATGCATCGGACACCTTGGTGAAGCGAGTCCTGGAGGTATCCGGAGCTCCTGTGATCTTCTCCCACTCGGCTGCCAGGACTGTGTGCGACAATTTGCTGAATGTTCCTGATGATATCCTGCAACTTCTG AAGAAGAATGGTGGCATTGTGATGGTGACCCTCTCCTTCGGGGTGCTGCAGTGTAACCTGTTTGCTAATGTGTCCACCGTGGCAG ATCACTTCGACCACATCAGATCAGTCATTGGATCGGAGTTCATAGGGATTGGCGGAAATTATGATGGGTCAGGCCG GTTCCCCCAGGGACTGGAGGACGTGTCCAAATACCCAGTGCTGATAGAGGAGTTGCTGAGGCGGGGCTGGAGAGAGGAAGAACTTCAAGGTGTGCTTCGTGGAAACCTGCTGCGGGTCTTCAGCCGAGTGGAACAG gtgagagaggaaagaagagagcagAACCCTGTGGAGGCTGAGCTTCCAGACAGGCGTCCAGTCAGGCCCTGCCACTCCCACCTCCTGCCTCAGCCTCAGAATGAACCCTTGGGTACCCACCTGGAGGTGACCAAGTGGCCATCCGGTCAGGTGCTCCAGAGCCCCTCAAAAGCCTCCCCACACCTCTTCCTAGGCCTTGTGGCTGCTACCATCCTCCCAATTCTTATCCTGTGGCTCTTGTGA
- the LOC100353768 gene encoding dipeptidase 2 isoform X1: MQPAGLEGPHALRPLVLLFLLLLLLLRLPVTRAQTAPSTPGAPTTTGAPGTTTTPGARSASTTPGTPSSLALEERARALMRDFPLVDGHNDLPLVLRRFSKNGLQEINLRNFSHGQTSLDRLRDGFVGAQFWSAYVPCQTQDQDALRLTLEQIDLIRRMCASYSELELVTSVEALNNTWKLACLIGVEGGHSLDSSLSVLRSFYVLGVRYLTLTHTCNTPWAESSAKDIHPFYSNVSGLSSFGEKVIAEMNRLGMMVDLSHVSDAVARRALQISQAPVIFSHSAARSVCKNARNVPDDILQLLKKNGGIVMVSLSVGVLQCNLLANVSTVADHFDHIKEVIGSKFIGIGGDYGGTSQFPQGLEDVSKYPVLIEELLRRGWSEDELQGVLRGNLLRVFSRVEQVREENKWQSPLEDKFPEEQLESTCRSIQPRLRRRQYLLSDEKPAEVPTHWPLTLSSKLSASKSSPSRASGLMIVATFPILILWL; the protein is encoded by the exons ATGCAGCCCGCAGGCCTCGAGGGTCCCCATGCGCTCCGGCCTCTGGTGCTTTTgttcctgctcctgctgctgctcctacGGCTACCCGTAACCCGCGCCCAGACTGCACCCAGCACTCCTGGCGCGCCCACCACGACGGGTGCCCCTGGCACCACTACCACACCAGGCGCCCGTAGCGCCTCAACCACGCCAGGCACCCCCAGCTCCCTGGCCCTGGAAGAGCGCGCCCGAGCCCTGATGCGGGACTTCCCACTTGTGGATGG CCACAATGATCTGCCCCTGGTCCTGAGACGGTTTTCCAAGAACGGGCTACAGGAAATTAACCTGCGGAACTTCAGCCATGGCCAGACCAGCCTGGACAGGCTTAGAGATGGCTTCGTGGGTGCCCAG TTCTGGTCAGCCTACGTCCCATGCCAGACGCAGGACCAGGATGCCCTGCGCCTCACCTTGGAGCAGATTGACCTCATCCGCCGCATGTGTGCCTCCTACTCTGAGCTGGAACTTGTGACTTCAGTTGAAG CTCTGAACAACACCTGGAAATTGGCCTGCCTCATTGGTGTGGAGGGTGGCCACTCACTGGACAGCAGCCTCTCTGTGCTGCGCAGTTTCTATGTGCTGGGAGTGCGCTACCTGACGCTCACCCACACCTGCAACACACCCTG GGCTGAGAGCTCAGCTAAGGACATCCACCCCTTCTACAGCAATGTCAGTGGACTCTCCAGCTTTGGTGAG AAGGTGATAGCAGAAATGAACCGCCTGGGCATGATGGTAGACTTGTCCCATGTCTCCGACGCCGTGGCACGGCGGGCCCTGCAAATATCACAGGCCCCTGTGATCTTCTCCCACTCAGCTGCCCGGAGCGTGTGTAAGAACGCTCGAAATGTTCCTGATGACATCTTGCAGCTTCTG AAGAAGAATGGTGGCATCGTGATGGTGTCCTTGTCCGTAGGGGTACTGCAGTGCAACCTGTTAGCCAATGTGTCCACTGTGGCAG ATCACTTTGACCACATCAAGGAAGTCATTGGATCCAAGTTCATCGGCATTGGTGGAGATTATGGTGGAACCAGCCA GTTCCCCCAGGGACTGGAGGACGTGTCCAAATACCCAGTGCTGATAGAGGAGTTGCTGAGGCGGGGCTGGAGTGAGGACGAGCTCCAAGGTGTGCTTCGTGGAAACCTGCTGCGGGTCTTCAGCCGAGTGGAACAG GTACGGGAGGAGAACAAGTGGCAAAGCCCCCTGGAGGACAAGTTcccagaggagcagctggagagCACCTGCCGCTCCATCCAACCACGTTTGCGTCGGCGACAGTATCTGCTTTCAGACGAGAAGCCAGCTGAGGTTCCAACACACTGGCCACTCACATTATCATCCAAGTTGTCAGCCTCAAAATCCTCCCCCAGCAGGGCCTCAGGGCTCATGATTGTCGCCACCTTTCCAATCCTCATTCTGTGGCTCTGA
- the LOC100353768 gene encoding dipeptidase 2 isoform X2 gives MLDTNHNDLPLVLRRFSKNGLQEINLRNFSHGQTSLDRLRDGFVGAQFWSAYVPCQTQDQDALRLTLEQIDLIRRMCASYSELELVTSVEALNNTWKLACLIGVEGGHSLDSSLSVLRSFYVLGVRYLTLTHTCNTPWAESSAKDIHPFYSNVSGLSSFGEKVIAEMNRLGMMVDLSHVSDAVARRALQISQAPVIFSHSAARSVCKNARNVPDDILQLLKKNGGIVMVSLSVGVLQCNLLANVSTVADHFDHIKEVIGSKFIGIGGDYGGTSQFPQGLEDVSKYPVLIEELLRRGWSEDELQGVLRGNLLRVFSRVEQVREENKWQSPLEDKFPEEQLESTCRSIQPRLRRRQYLLSDEKPAEVPTHWPLTLSSKLSASKSSPSRASGLMIVATFPILILWL, from the exons CCACAATGATCTGCCCCTGGTCCTGAGACGGTTTTCCAAGAACGGGCTACAGGAAATTAACCTGCGGAACTTCAGCCATGGCCAGACCAGCCTGGACAGGCTTAGAGATGGCTTCGTGGGTGCCCAG TTCTGGTCAGCCTACGTCCCATGCCAGACGCAGGACCAGGATGCCCTGCGCCTCACCTTGGAGCAGATTGACCTCATCCGCCGCATGTGTGCCTCCTACTCTGAGCTGGAACTTGTGACTTCAGTTGAAG CTCTGAACAACACCTGGAAATTGGCCTGCCTCATTGGTGTGGAGGGTGGCCACTCACTGGACAGCAGCCTCTCTGTGCTGCGCAGTTTCTATGTGCTGGGAGTGCGCTACCTGACGCTCACCCACACCTGCAACACACCCTG GGCTGAGAGCTCAGCTAAGGACATCCACCCCTTCTACAGCAATGTCAGTGGACTCTCCAGCTTTGGTGAG AAGGTGATAGCAGAAATGAACCGCCTGGGCATGATGGTAGACTTGTCCCATGTCTCCGACGCCGTGGCACGGCGGGCCCTGCAAATATCACAGGCCCCTGTGATCTTCTCCCACTCAGCTGCCCGGAGCGTGTGTAAGAACGCTCGAAATGTTCCTGATGACATCTTGCAGCTTCTG AAGAAGAATGGTGGCATCGTGATGGTGTCCTTGTCCGTAGGGGTACTGCAGTGCAACCTGTTAGCCAATGTGTCCACTGTGGCAG ATCACTTTGACCACATCAAGGAAGTCATTGGATCCAAGTTCATCGGCATTGGTGGAGATTATGGTGGAACCAGCCA GTTCCCCCAGGGACTGGAGGACGTGTCCAAATACCCAGTGCTGATAGAGGAGTTGCTGAGGCGGGGCTGGAGTGAGGACGAGCTCCAAGGTGTGCTTCGTGGAAACCTGCTGCGGGTCTTCAGCCGAGTGGAACAG GTACGGGAGGAGAACAAGTGGCAAAGCCCCCTGGAGGACAAGTTcccagaggagcagctggagagCACCTGCCGCTCCATCCAACCACGTTTGCGTCGGCGACAGTATCTGCTTTCAGACGAGAAGCCAGCTGAGGTTCCAACACACTGGCCACTCACATTATCATCCAAGTTGTCAGCCTCAAAATCCTCCCCCAGCAGGGCCTCAGGGCTCATGATTGTCGCCACCTTTCCAATCCTCATTCTGTGGCTCTGA